Proteins found in one Plasmodium sp. gorilla clade G2 genome assembly, chromosome: 14 genomic segment:
- a CDS encoding 30S ribosomal protein S9, putative: MFFNHVKSYVILFILYFSCLINGKGVNRIHKNCGRRNLRESKVGCIFSCVNGISYKGRIIKHINQINRGEDKRKRIRNMNIFLYIPINKYINKMKNCYHFRNIIRNDCFFFINKYIFPFNIKKIHSKYTKKFVLFKKGKGSDNPNPIKKKDKKTFSEEEIEELRKKAKEKSQANKSISEESKRKKSIEKGMKRKRYIKNQKQLKQKKKSTSDEDKKKKELKDKDDIEDNMDVNDIYLSKSKDSKDKIGKDEDMNSYIKNIDDFEKISNLTKNIINEKEIEYLQKIVDCDDQLLKYDKREKNIKLNVEDTIFDEGNYMEYYINNISKFRYDIYNLNNKNEFDRLTKYLNYQYVQEIPVTFPTDKSYNIQLKKYFYETVCELINKNKDRFQNYIVPQENIYHSNDMIQNNIQNGSMNLMIEKKNINVNNDNKNIGNIGNNNNIVLENFIRENEKEKIETETNSTINKIEEGITNPYDKSEENIMKKYMTYDLYNVLCDIKDEYEYMFDNGGLEKFSFDTNRIKNKEKLVFTGKKKRALAHVFLERGNNNLIINNRDGYQYIQYQILNLNKIFSPLLNLCLHRHFNIIATVEGGGLSGQSVAIFHALVKYIVYNFSLKIKPYFRSLNFMTVDSRKVERKKYGLKKARKKKQYSKR, encoded by the coding sequence ATGTTTTTTAATCATGTAAAGAGCTATgtaattttattcattttatatttttcatgttTGATAAATGGTAAGGGTGTTAATAGAATTCACAAAAATTGTGGAAGAAGAAATTTAAGAGAATCAAAGGTGGGATGTATTTTTTCTTGTGTAAATGGTATATCATATAAAGGAAGAAtaattaaacatataaatcaaATTAATAGGGGAGAAGATAAAAGAAAGAGAATTagaaatatgaatatatttttatatataccaataaataaatatataaataagatgAAAAATTGTTATCAttttagaaatattattagaaatgattgttttttttttataaataaatatatatttccatttaatattaaaaagattcattctaaatatacaaaaaaatttgttctatttaaaaaaggaaaaggatCTGATAACCCGAATCctattaagaaaaaagatAAGAAAACTTTTTCAGAAGAAGAGATTGAagaattaagaaaaaaagcTAAAGAAAAAAGTCAAGCTAATAAGAGTATATCTGAAGAGAgtaaaagaaagaaaagtATAGAAAAAGGAATGAAacgaaaaagatatataaaaaatcaaaaacaattaaaacagaaaaagaaaagtacAAGTGATGAagataagaagaaaaaagaattaaaagataaagaTGATATAGAAGACAATATGGAtgttaatgatatatatttaagtaaATCAAAAGATAGTAAAGATAAAATAGGAAAGGATGAAGATATGaattcttatataaaaaatatagatgatTTTGAAAAAATCTCAAACTtgacaaaaaatataataaatgaaaaagaaatagaatATCTTCAAAAAATTGTAGATTGTGATGatcaattattaaaatatgataagagagaaaaaaatataaaattaaatgttGAAGATACTATATTCGATGAAGGTAATTATatggaatattatataaataatattagtaaATTCcgttatgatatatataatttaaataataaaaatgaatttgaTAGattaacaaaatatttaaattatcaatATGTGCAAGAAATACCAGTCACATTTCCAACAGACAAAAGTTATAATattcaattaaaaaaatatttttatgaaactGTATgtgaattaataaataagaataaagaccgttttcaaaattatatagtaccacaagaaaatatatatcattctaATGATAtgattcaaaataatatacaaaatggtAGTATGAACTTAatgatagaaaaaaaaaatataaatgtaaataatgataacaaaaatattggAAATAttggaaataataataacattgttttagaaaattttattcgagagaatgaaaaagaaaaaatagaaacAGAAACAAATTcaacaataaataaaatagaagaaGGAATAACAAATCCATATGACAAaagtgaagaaaatataatgaagaaatatatgacatatgatttatataatgttttgTGTGATATTAAAGatgaatatgaatatatgttTGATAATGGTGGTTTagaaaaattttcttttgatacaaatagaataaaaaataaagagaaaTTAGTATTCactggaaaaaaaaaaagagcaTTAGCACATGTCTTTTTAGAAAgaggaaataataatttaattataaataatagagatggttatcaatatatacaatatcaaatattaaacttaaataaaatatttagtcctttattaaatttatgttTACATAgacattttaatattatagcCACAGTTGAAGGAGGAGGATTATCTGGTCAGAGTGTTGCTATTTTTCATGCACTtgttaaatatattgtttataatttctctttaaaaattaaaccATATTTCAGGTCACTTAATTTTATGACAGTTGATAGTAGAAAGGTTGAGAGGAAAAAATATGGACTCAAAAAAGcaagaaagaaaaaacaatatagtaaaagataa